In one window of Miscanthus floridulus cultivar M001 chromosome 12, ASM1932011v1, whole genome shotgun sequence DNA:
- the LOC136497593 gene encoding NDR1/HIN1-like protein 6 has product MADYHKIHPVTVGSPPPSAPPEHGKKPSHDQLLPVTAPAPYAPAPLPPPRRRQRHSRCCRCVCYTFLALVLLVVALGATAGILYLVFRPKIPTFHVDRLTVTRFDVNTTTATVTDAFDVDVTATNPNRRIGIYYDGGDVTASFNGTVLCRGAFPALYQGHRTTVRPHISLAGETRLDSDVAAQLLLQQQAGFVPLTVRARVPIRIKFGAIRLWKMTGKANCNLVVDSIQAGTQLSIRSNTCSFKLKI; this is encoded by the coding sequence ATGGCAGACTACCACAAGatccacccggtgaccgtgggctcgccgccgccgtccgcgccgCCAGAGCATGGCAAGAAACCCAGCCACGACCAGCTGCTACCGGTGACGGCCCCGGCGCCGTACGCACCAGCGCCGCTGCCCCCGCCGCGGCGCCGGCAGCGGCACAGCCGGTGCTGCCGGTGCGTGTGCTACACCTTCCTGGCCCTCGTCCTGCTCGTCGTCGCGCTCGGCGCCACCGCGGGGATCCTGTACCTCGTGTTCCGGCCCAAGATCCCGACCTTCCATGTGGACCGGCTCACCGTCACCCGGTTCGACGTGAACACCACGACGGCCACGGTCACCGACGCGTTCGACGTCGACGTGACGGCCACCAACCCGAACCGCCGCATCGGGATCTACTACGACGGCGGCGACGTCACGGCGTCCTTCAACGGCACCGTGCTGTGCCGCGGCGCCTTCCCGGCGCTGTACCAGGGCCACCGGACCACCGTGCGCCCGCACATCTCGCTCGCCGGGGAGACGCGGCTCGACAGCGACGTCGCGGCgcagctgctgctgcagcagcaggcCGGGTTCGTGCCGCTCACCGTCCGCGCCCGCGTGCCGATACGCATCAAGTTCGGCGCCATCAGACTGTGGAAGATGACGGGCAAGGCCAACTGCAACCTGGTGGTCGACAGCATCCAGGCAGGCACGCAGCTGAGCATCCGATCCAATACCTGCAGTTTTAAGCTTAAGATCTAG
- the LOC136498202 gene encoding protein ASPARTIC PROTEASE IN GUARD CELL 2-like, protein MHAAATKLLLVFLFTSMVIISHASSLRFHYINRHNFTTKTRTSPSSPSSSSSSHGSRDRRPSFALVRRDAVTGSTYPSRRHAVLDLVARDNARAEYLASRLSPAYQPTDFFGSESKVVSGLDEGSGEYFVRVGIGSPPTEQYLVVDSGSDVIWVQCKPCLECYAQADPLFDPATSATFSGVSCGSAICRTLRTSGCGDSGGCEYEVSYGDGSYTKGALALETLTLGGTAVEGVAIGCGHRNRGLFVGAAGLLGLGWGPMSLVGQLGGAAGGAFSYCLASRGGSGGADNDAGSLVLGRSEAVPEGAVWVPLVRNPQAPSFYYVGVSGIGVGDERLPLQDGLFQLTEDGTGGVVMDTGTAVTRLPQEGYAALRDAFVGAVGALPRAPGVSLLDTCYDLSGYTSVRVPTVSFYFDGAATLTLPARNLLLEVDGGIYCLAFAPSSSGLSILGNIQQEGIQITVDSANGYIGFGPATC, encoded by the coding sequence ATGCACGCCGCGGCCACCAAGCTTCTCCTCGTCTTCCTCTTCACATCCATGGTCATCATTTCCCATGCATCATCCCTACGCTTCCACTACATCAACCGTCACAACTTCACCACCAAGACGAGAACCTCCCCTTCctccccgtcgtcgtcgtcttcttccCACGGCAGCCGCGACCGCCGCCCTTCGTTCGCATTAGTGCGCCGCGACGCAGTCACCGGCTCGACGTACCCCTCGCGTCGCCACGCGGTGCTCGACCTCGTGGCCCGTGACAATGCACGCGCCGAGTACCTCGCGAGCCGCCTGTCCCCGGCGTACCAGCCGACGGACTTCTTCGGCTCGGAGTCGAAGGTGGTGTCGGGGCTCGACGAGGGCAGCGGCGAGTACTTCGTCCGCGTCGGGATCGGCTCGCCGCCCACGGAGCAGTACCTCGTGGTGGACTCCGGCAGCGACGTCATCTGGGTGCAGTGCAAGCCGTGCCTGGAGTGCTACGCGCAGGCGGACCCGCTCTTTGACCCCGCCACGTCGGCGACCTTCTCCGGCGTGTCGTGCGGGTCGGCCATCTGCCGGACGCTGCGCACCTCCGGGTGCGGCGACTCGGGCGGCTGCGAGTACGAGGTGTCCTACGGGGACGGGTCGTACACCAAGGGCGCGCTCGCGCTGGAGACGCTCACGCTGGGCGGCACGGCGGTGGAGGGCGTCGCCATCGGCTGCGGCCACCGCAACCGCGGCCTCTTCGTCGGGGCGGCGGGGCTGCTGGGCCTCGGCTGGGGCCCCATGTCGCTGGTCGGGCAACTCGGCGGCGCGGCCGGCGGCGCGTTCAGCTACTGCCTCGCGAGCCGCGGCGGCTCTGGTGGCGCCGACAACGACGCCGGGTCACTGGTGCTCGGGCGGAGCGAGGCGGTGCCGGAGGGCGCCGTGTGGGTGCCGCTCGTGCGCAACCCGCAGGCCCCGAGCTTCTACTACGTCGGCGTGTCGGGGATCGGTGTCGGCGACGAGAGGCTGCCGCTGCAGGACGGCCTGTTCCAGCTGACAGAGGACGGCACCGGCGGAGTGGTGATGGACACGGGCACGGCCGTGACGCGGCTGCCGCAGGAGGGGTACGCGGCGCTGCGCGACGCGTTTGTGGGCGCCGTGGGCGCGCTCCCGCGCGCGCCGGGCGTGTCGCTGCTGGACACGTGCTACGACCTGAGCGGGTACACCAGCGTGCGCGTGCCCACCGTGTCCTTCTACTTCGACGGCGCCGCCACGCTGACACTGCCGGCGAGGAACCTGCTGCTGGAGGTGGACGGCGGCATATATTGCCTAGCGttcgcgccgtcgtcgtcgggccTGTCCATCTTGGGGAATATACAACAGGAAGGGATCCAGATCACCGTCGACTCGGCCAATGGATACATTGGTTTTGGACCCGCCACCTGCTAG